ATCCAAtgtaaaacattccaagatcaacaacaacttaaaaataaaaaattaattaaaaaaacattttgtagtggaccgaattgtgaatctaaaccattctcgagtcaacttgaacacacacaaaaaatttcatcaaaatcggtccagccatttaggaggagttcagtcacatacagatgcacagaagaaatatatatataaagaaaaatttatggTACATCATCTGCATTCAAAGTTAAAGTACCTATCTAATAACATAAATGGTAGGCATAGCTCATGACGCACAAAGTACCTGTGGTGGTATTACATTTCACaattaaatgttatattttatcaGCAACAAGTAGGCTTCAGAACAGtactaatttttaaattagataaaattgaaattgtattatttataacagcGTACAAGCACTTTTATAAAACTGAAATATCATTTCAAAGTATCAAAGTATGGTGATCCAGAACTTCTCGAACAGAGTGTGCGATATTCTAAATTAATGCGAGGTAAGTTGTTAAATAAATCCACTTCTATATTCTCGTCTACGTTGTCGACCATAATTGAGTATTATTAACCAGATTAATGGTATTATATAAATGACTATAATGTCAAAAATTTGCGTCGTGTCTTTTTGATGATTGTATTTCTTTCCGCATAAACCTCTTGAAATTTCTGATAATATCTAAACTCCATTAACGGCTGATGTACATAAATTGATAGGTTTAATATTAAGACATCTATTCTCACAAGAGAAATCGTTTTGGATGAATATTCTCCTTTTTTTACTTAATTTTCCAGATTGATGTCATCCTGAATAAGAACCACCGTGAGACTATGTCACTTCAGTCGAATATAATAGCTGAAAATCGAGGTAAATTTGTCATTCAACGACACCGTTGAAAACTACTGACAATAACTGAAActttacatatctaatatgtGCTTTGAATCGAATAAATAGTTGCATAAATCATAAATCTTTCCGTGTTAGTCCAGGATTCTCAGTAACGTGATATTGGAAACAGAAGGGAGGTCTCTCTTCCCGGTCCGCGCCTTTCCTACTAGTAGCCCGATTTCTGAGTTAGTCGCGCACTCTGTGAACGGATCGTGAAAGTTATATTTACCCAGTTATTGTTCATTTTGTGTAAGATGGAGGAGAAAAATAGTTCTGGAAACACTGCAACAGTGGAAAATTCGGTGGCAAACCCGTCACCTGCGAAAAAGTCTGTAAAATCGAAGACAAAATCACAGCGTACTAAGTCGTCGCATCCATCAACTGCGGATATGGTGAACGCTGCTATCAAAGCGTTACAAGATCGCAAGGGATCGTCACTTCAAGCTATCAAGAAATACATAGCAACGACGTATAAAGTTGATGGTGAAAAAATGGCGCCATTTATTAAGAAGTACTTGAAAACTGCCGTAACTGCCGGGGCGGTGGTGCAAACTACGGGAAAAGGTGCCTCTGGCTCGTTCAAGCTGTCCACATCTTCGAAGAGTTCCGAATCTAAGAGCAAATCCAAACGCCTCGTGAAACGGGCTGTATCTGCTGCAGCTGAAAAGAAAGCTGTGGAGAAGCCAGCGAGTCCTAAGAAAGTGACTGCCCCGAAGAAAGCACCAGTAGTGAAGAAACCAGCCGCGGCAGCCAAGAAACAATCTTCTTCGAAGATAGCAGCTAAAACTGCTGCTGCTAAGATAACAGAATCTGTGAAACAAAAGGCAGCACCACCACCGAAGAATTTGTCAAAAGCGAAAAAAGCCACAAAAGCGCCAGCAGCAAAGACGAAAACTCCAAAACCAAAAACAACAAAATCGCCGAAAATCGCAAGAGCAGCGGCGAAAAAGTAATTCGTTGAAGAATACATACCAATTGGCCCTTTTCAGGGCCACAAATCttattttacaaagaaacaATCTTTGTTTGCACTCGGCAAGATTTACCTGTTCATTCCAAATTCCTTTCTCCTTTAAAATAAGATTTTGATACcaattttatgcaaaatacGTATTTCCTTTGCAAATCTGCATTGTGTGTTATCTTATCGgtttacatacatatattctCTCCGTAGAATCATTGCTTCATACGACATTCTGTTAGAATCATTTATTTGATAAGCGCTTTTTCTAAGGTAGGTCGTTCAAGGCAGAGGTAAATATTTGTTTCTATGCAGTGTTCTGAAAGTAAGCGTAGGTTCAAGAATATGGTTCTCACACGAATCACTTTAGACACACAATGTTGTTCATAGTGAAGTCATTAaagttcaaataaaatttaattactggACAACAACAATTTGATTATTGAAAGTATAAattcttgttttatttttaaagcaTTTACTAATTTGGATTTTccaattatatttcaaaatgtaCGTACAATAGCTTtcctttttaataaaatactgaAGTGTTCGTAACGctttaaattgaaatgaatGCAGCATGTCGTTAAATATTTGTGAAAATACTTGTATAAGTGTTCAATACAAATTTCCCATAGGTttagtaaatattttatggTTAGCAGAAACTCGAATCAGATCTGTATTAACATATGTAAATCAGTcattatcttctttttttatcaacTCTAAAGTTTTTTCATAACGTTGGAACTGCACTTTAGCAACAGTAAGCAACAATTTACATTCAATTGCATTTAAGTATCTTTGTAGGTACAAactcttttaaaaaatatgtgggtaaaagattataattaaatatgatATCGCAGTGCATACGTACAGTATCCCTGTACAGGGATacaagtattttattttacttttagaTCTTATTAATTGttcattaaaatatatgaatataatatgtatgtacatatcgTGTCGTTCtttacaaatatatatttttatatttgttgCCCCGTAGACCCTTCAGATCCCGGTTAAATAGCCATCAGGTCGAAGTTTGTACCAGAGTCTATGAAACCGAGGTCTGGTCGACCACTCTTCAATAGGGTCATGAACCGTTAGTCGCTtcacaattaaaaattgagaattcCCAACAATTGCGGAAAAACCCACAGTAAACCTTCCACTTCCTCACCTTTACTCCTTCACACCTCCCACCAAATTTTTCCATCACTTTCTCCGAAATCAAAAAGTCCTGCCAATCTATAGCACAATTTTTCCTTCCGTTTGCATATTCCTTCCCGCGTTTCCACCAATCAACGATAGTTCCACCCATagacaattttcattcttgTACATACATACTCAGAAAAGAGCGTTAGAATTCCGATATATGTCTTGTGCTAACAACAGCTCTGGTAAACTATATATACACTGCCATTGTACACCACATACTCTGTTAGTGTAATATATATTCATATTAAACCAATCAGTCTACTCAATTCTCTCATTATAAAATCAATTCTCGggtattaaattattagagGATTAGTGAGACATTTGGGAGCTAATCAATGATCTCAGGTCATAgtattattcaatatttatttctttaattattttcatgtCCTACGTAAGTAAATATACACTCAATTATAAAGATTAGTTATTTGGTTATTTAAAGAAACTAATCGTGAGTATATCAATGACCATACAATGATatgattaatttgaaatataatccCGAATTGAATCATAGAGACCCGAAAATTTTGGGGTTCCGTGCATTCGTACGTAAAAGATACTTTCGGAATGTCGCTTGACTCCACCCGATTTTAGGGTGTTCACCTGATACAGGGTGTTCAGAGATTTACTAGCCAGCGTTTTTCGTGTAAATGAtgtgaataaaatgaaaaaggaactaaaaagtataaagtaatttctatttcatttataccaatattccatagctattaatattatctacttaatcgttaactAGGGTACCAAATACAGGGGGGACTCGAGCGGGCCTTCGAAGTGAACGGACGTGCTGCGTGTGCGCTCCGCAAATGTATTCGTTTTTTATGTGTTTTGCATGCGTTTTTTGTCGGAATTGTTGCGATTTCACGGTTAATAGCTGTCACGTGTACAGATTAAGTGCAGGCATCGGGTTGTTTCGCGTAATTAATCGGCGATAGCCATCGACGTGTTGTGCAGTGCCTCTGTGTGTTGTGCGTCCATATCTACGGCTTCCGATAGTTTATAATTAGACTTGCATTTAATGCAAGTAGGACAGAAATAGGATTACAATTTGTGAATCGGACAGGTGTTGGTTCCGCGGCAGTGAAAGGGACGCCTTCCTCATATTCAAAATGGCGGCGTAGCTATTAAAGAGCAAGAAAAAAGGGCAATAATTTTATGTCCCTGGAATCAAAGTTCAGCCCTTATGGTTAAACGCGTCCCTTTCATAATTGGCACCGGCATGAATGCCAAACACCGGACTTGGAATAACCCCACTTACAACCAAAACGGACGCACTCTCAAAAAACACTTAGATAGTACTCCTTACGTTATGCTATACCCCCCCTACTACACTCACTTCGCTCCTCGTTGCGCCCCGTCAACGATAGACTTCTTCCTAACAAACAGCCAACGTAGCTTCCATTGTTCCACAGTGGATGATCTCAGTTCGAACCATCTTCCGGTTCTTCTCTCTGAAACAAACTCAATGACCTCCCCGTCAGCCACTCAATCCCTTGCAATAGACTGGAATGCCTACGGTACTCCACGAAATCATATTCCCTCACCACCTCCCTAAACTCTACGATAGAAATAGACGACGCAATCCAGCATCTTGGTAAATTCCTTACCAGATGCAAATTTTCAACCTCCTCTCCCATTCAAGTAAAAACACTTGACTTCACCCCCGACTCTGAGTTCATTAAGCTAAAAGCTCTAAGGAATTCCGCACGCCGTTCTTGGTATCGTAGCGGTAATCCTATCTACAAGCAATTCTACAAATCACTCTCTACTCAActtaacaaaaaaattatcGCTCTCAAAGCCCTCGAAATcgaacataaaattaaaaacgctTCCATCCGTGATCACACCTTTTGGCCGATCTACTGTAAAATAACCAACGCTAAAACCATGATCCCCCCCATCAGTGACAGTTCAGGTATCACTCTTGTcattgaaacagaaaaatGCAATGCACTGGCCTCCTCCTTCCAGGCGATACACTCCCGCGCTGCTAACGCCCACTCCAGGCTGCAAAACACCATCTCACACCAACTATCCCTGGCTTTCCCGCACGCTGATACACACCCACAGCTTCCCCCTAACCTAAACAATTTCCTCTCTCCGGCTATTATCAAAACCATTATCAAACAGCTAAACTCCAATAAAGCCCCGGGACCCGACGGTCTCTCACCTGACCTGCTCAAAAAGGCTGATCCTAAAATTATCACCCAAATCTACTACATATTCAAATCCTGCATCGCACTTCGCTACTTCCCGTCAGCTTGGAAAATCGCTAAAGTCATTCCTATTCCCAAACCTGGCAAAGACAGAAAGCTGCTACTCAACTATCGCCCTATCAGCTTACTTCCACTTCTCTCTAAAGTTTTCGAGAAAATTCTTGCCAAGCTTATCCTACAACATTCTAACGAACACCAACTCATTCCTGACTGCCAATTCGGTTTCAGACCTTCTCACTCCACAATACACCAGTTGATTAGAGTCTCACAATTCGTCATCCACGAACTCAACGTTAGGCGTTTTTCTGCCATGATCTTACTTGACCTCGAAAAAGCCTTCGATTCAGTATGGCACAACGGCCTGATTGCAAAACTGCTCAATTTCCAATTCCCTCTTTGGCTAGTTGAGATTCTTCGGAGCTTCCTTCAGGATCGCAAATTCTTCGTTAAAATTGGCACTGCCAAATCACCGTTAACATCCATAGAAGCCGGCGTTCCCCAAGGCTCTATCTTGGGTCCCATCTTATTCATATTATTCATATCAGACATTCCGCATCCTGTTTCTACAGTCCTCTCGCTATTCGCTGACGATACCGCCATTCTAGCCTCATCATGGAGCCTTCAACTCCTTCAGACCAAACTACAAAAAGCCTTAATTGCCATCCACAATTTCTTTACCGATTGGAAGCTATCTGTTAATCCTAATAAAACCCAAGCAATTTACTTCACCCGTAAACGCAGCATTCATCCTCCGCCACCGCTTTCTCTGAACGGCTCCTCAATACCATGGCAATCCTCTGTCAAATACTTAGGCATCGTTCTCGACTCCAAGTTAACCTGGAAACAGGCCATCGAAGACCGCGCTATAAAAGCCAGGAAAGCCATCGGCGCCGCCTCCAAGCTACTTGCAAATTCTTCTAAACTCCACCAAGATCTccgattaaaaatttataccATGTGTATCAGACCAGTCATTCTGTACGGCTCGCAAATCTGGTGTGCAGCCGCTCCGACAAACCTTCACCAATTACAAATCCTCCAAAATAAAGCTTTAAAATTTATCTATGGACGCCCCCGCGATTATTCTACAAATAAACTTCACGCTGAAGCCAAAACACCAAGAATCATGGATGTCATCCGCACACTCAATACCAGATACGACACTTCTACTCACTCTAACATATTAATTTCAAGCACAAATCCCATCTCGCACGATCTCATCCCCTACAGGATCAAATACAGATTCCCATTACACATCAAAGACACCTAATCAAACTCCTCATGCAATAACTTGCTAATACCCCCCAGGCCAACTTCGAGTTGCTTTCAGGCTTCAGgtttttttgtaaatttttcctGAACTACTTCCGGAGGTCTTGTACATTACCCGCTTCTAAATACTCATCACTAAATCAGCGAGCAGAAGGCTACACTGCCTCCCAGCCGCTACTATTTTCATGTCTCAcccacaaaaaaaaaaaaaaaaacatttttgtaaaggaaaatgttgttcagaatcaccccagctaccacTCCCTCAAAGGACTAACACTCTTTACGGGACATCCTGTATATATctgtaatatttttcaacttaCGATTTTTTGGAAAAGAGGTAACCCTAAACTTTCAGCCCTCATAACTTAGAAAGCTTACACAATATGGGGGAACAGAGCATCGATTTTTTGTTCATATATAGGGTTCTACAAACCTagaaagtttaataaaaatctaaGACCATGCATTTAAAAGTATGACCACTTTGGGTGGAATGgttcataaataaataaagaaatgaaaaccttcttgtttctttttgtgTGACTCTTGTAGTGACAGAAAGGATGTTTGAATGGGAATGGAATACGCGCCGAATGAGTGAGAGCAAATGAGAGCCGAACGACATGTATAAGGTATGGGTGATTGGTTGAATAATGTGCGAAAGAGGAGCAAAAAGAGAGCGAGTGAGATGAGAGCATATATGTACGAATGCAAAAGGATGAAAACAGAGGAGAATAAGAGAGAGTGTGAACGTGAACGCGAAGattataaaagaataaacAGACGTGGTTATCAACTTAGGAGTTTCTTTTTACCTACCTTAATCGCAAATCGTGAGATTGCGACACTCTTTTTAAAACGAAGCAAAAACGAACAAGCTTGCAAAAGACTGTTGTTACATGCCATGGGCAGTAATTCATTCCTCGCTGAGATTCTTTAACATCTGTTCACCGTCATGAACCAAGTAAAAGTTTCACCGTTGTCTATATCCATCTGGAAAGTCTCAAGTCCGTTCACGGCGCGGTACATGCATTGCCATTGTCTGCCGCTGCCCTTCAATTTCTCCTGGTCCGGTAACGGAAACGACCAGCCCTAAAACCATTTTTAGGCTTGGAGTTTTGGAGGAGCAGCGTGTCATATATCATTGGCGGGCATTGGCATGTGCCGCAGAGACTTGGGACTTTTCCAGCCGCGATGCGATCCTCGGCCAAGAGACCAAAAAGTCGCATATCCATGGGCAGGTCAGTTTGGCCATTGCAAAATGCCCCACCGCCCACGACCACTGACTCGTCGAACTGGGGGGCCAGTCGGAATGGAGTGAAACTTAAAAACACCCCTGATTGGTTCCTCAGCCGACGAGCAAATCAGGATACACCCTTAGAGTGTCTTCTTCGTTGACAGCGTGTCAACAGAGACTCACTCTCTGCATTCAAGTCAAGGTAAAACATCCTAGCCTACTCGCGACTCCATTACCGTTTACAAATCATTCACATTTTACATATACCGAAACTTCTTGTAATTTCTGTTAATAGTTTTCTGTCAAAATAGACATTTAGTT
This region of Osmia bicornis bicornis chromosome 5, iOsmBic2.1, whole genome shotgun sequence genomic DNA includes:
- the LOC114881360 gene encoding histone H1-like, which gives rise to MEEKNSSGNTATVENSVANPSPAKKSVKSKTKSQRTKSSHPSTADMVNAAIKALQDRKGSSLQAIKKYIATTYKVDGEKMAPFIKKYLKTAVTAGAVVQTTGKGASGSFKLSTSSKSSESKSKSKRLVKRAVSAAAEKKAVEKPASPKKVTAPKKAPVVKKPAAAAKKQSSSKIAAKTAAAKITESVKQKAAPPPKNLSKAKKATKAPAAKTKTPKPKTTKSPKIARAAAKK